A window of the bacterium genome harbors these coding sequences:
- a CDS encoding isoprenyl transferase, giving the protein MASKKTQSDKALQEELKRSGEIPTHIAIIMDGNGRWAKKRGLPRVAGHRRGVETVREIVEVCAEIGVKYLTLYTFSTENWNRPKDEVSTLMRLLLKSLKDRLDELNKNNIKLTCIGNIESLPDVVQKQLFKDIERTKNNKRMTLNLALSYSGRWELLEAVKTISTKIAEGKISPENITERTISDNLTTKSMPDPDLIIRTSGEFRVSNFLLWQIAYSEFVILDVYWPDFSREHLYDAIRQYQKRERRFGKVSEQISNSSDETLNEDSTVEV; this is encoded by the coding sequence TTGGCAAGTAAAAAGACACAATCTGATAAAGCTCTTCAGGAGGAACTGAAGAGAAGCGGCGAAATACCAACCCACATTGCAATAATTATGGACGGAAACGGCAGGTGGGCAAAAAAACGTGGTTTACCAAGGGTTGCCGGTCACCGGAGGGGTGTTGAAACTGTAAGAGAGATAGTTGAAGTTTGTGCTGAAATAGGAGTAAAATATCTTACTCTGTATACTTTTTCAACAGAGAATTGGAACAGACCTAAGGATGAAGTTTCCACACTTATGCGACTTTTATTGAAAAGTCTAAAGGACAGGCTCGACGAACTTAACAAAAATAATATTAAACTGACTTGCATAGGAAACATCGAATCGCTTCCGGACGTCGTACAGAAGCAGCTTTTTAAGGATATTGAAAGAACTAAGAATAATAAGAGGATGACGTTAAATCTTGCACTTAGCTACAGCGGACGATGGGAACTTTTAGAAGCTGTAAAAACTATTTCAACAAAAATTGCAGAGGGGAAAATTTCTCCCGAAAATATAACTGAAAGAACTATCTCTGATAATTTGACTACCAAAAGCATGCCCGATCCAGATCTTATAATCAGAACAAGCGGTGAATTTAGAGTAAGTAATTTTTTACTCTGGCAAATTGCTTATTCAGAATTCGTTATTCTCGATGTTTATTGGCCGGATTTTTCAAGAGAACATTTATACGATGCAATCAGACAATATCAGAAGCGAGAACGCCGATTTGGTAAAGTAAGCGAGCAGATCAGTAATTCTTCGGACGAAACACTTAATGAGGATTCGACGGTTGAAGTTTAG
- the lexA gene encoding transcriptional repressor LexA has protein sequence MKNKLTDRQEEILNFIRQFTNETGYPPTLREIGKHFQISSTFGVKRHLEALVKKGFINIESNASRGISFIKKNDDEPINKIAVDENVFIKIPILGRVAAGLPINSVENLEGSLVVDPSFLKKVEEAFALRVKGDSMINAGINDKDLVIVSPKEQAKNGDIIVAMLNDEATVKKFEYVNNKIRLIPENNSYNPIDVKNSDDFRLIGKVKGVVRWLN, from the coding sequence ATGAAAAACAAATTAACAGACAGACAGGAAGAAATCCTGAATTTTATCCGGCAGTTCACAAATGAAACGGGCTACCCGCCAACCCTCCGGGAAATAGGGAAACATTTTCAGATTTCTTCAACATTCGGAGTCAAAAGGCACTTGGAAGCTTTAGTAAAAAAAGGCTTTATCAATATTGAGAGCAATGCAAGCAGAGGAATTTCATTTATTAAGAAAAATGATGACGAACCCATTAATAAAATTGCTGTGGATGAAAATGTATTCATAAAGATTCCAATCCTTGGTAGAGTTGCTGCAGGTCTTCCGATTAATTCAGTAGAGAATTTGGAAGGCTCACTGGTCGTTGATCCATCATTTCTGAAAAAAGTTGAAGAAGCATTTGCACTGAGAGTAAAAGGTGATAGTATGATAAATGCAGGGATAAATGACAAGGATTTGGTAATCGTTTCTCCTAAAGAGCAGGCAAAGAATGGCGATATTATTGTTGCTATGTTAAACGATGAAGCAACTGTCAAAAAATTTGAATATGTAAATAATAAGATAAGACTCATTCCAGAAAACAACTCCTACAATCCAATTGATGTTAAAAACAGTGATGACTTCAGATTAATTGGAAAGGTTAAAGGTGTTGTCAGATGGTTAAATTAA
- a CDS encoding branched-chain amino acid aminotransferase, which translates to MEPIQFNIKERKSKVNLPESLGFGKIFTDHMFEMDYNEKDGWHNPRIKPVDELPIHPAAMFIHYGQAVFEGLKAFRQESGDIVIFRPDKHFERLNNSSRRICIPEIDANFAIEALKELINIERDWIPAKHGDSLYIRPFIYGADPFLGVKPAKEYKFILLLSPVGAYYPEGFKPVKILVTDEYVRAVRKGLGECKTPANYAASLLAGQEAIKKGFTQVLWLDGIHQKYIEEVGTMNIFINFKDEIVTPRLNGTILPGVTRRSVIEILKEWKMNIVEREVSIDEVVEAYDDGKLLGLFGTGTAAIISSVGWLTYKGKQMVFNDGKPGELDLKLFNELTSIHYGKKKDVHSWLTLVEQKEVVLT; encoded by the coding sequence ATGGAACCAATTCAATTCAATATAAAAGAAAGAAAATCAAAAGTTAACCTGCCTGAATCTCTTGGATTTGGAAAAATTTTTACCGACCATATGTTCGAAATGGACTATAATGAAAAAGATGGATGGCATAATCCGAGAATAAAACCGGTTGATGAATTACCAATCCATCCTGCTGCAATGTTTATTCATTACGGACAGGCAGTATTTGAAGGGCTGAAAGCTTTCAGACAAGAATCGGGCGATATAGTAATATTCAGACCGGATAAACATTTCGAAAGATTAAATAACTCGTCGAGAAGAATCTGTATACCCGAGATTGATGCCAACTTTGCAATTGAAGCTCTAAAGGAATTAATTAATATTGAAAGAGATTGGATCCCTGCAAAACATGGCGATTCACTTTATATCAGACCATTTATTTATGGTGCAGACCCATTCCTTGGCGTTAAACCGGCAAAAGAATATAAATTTATTTTACTGCTGTCACCTGTTGGTGCCTACTATCCGGAGGGTTTCAAACCAGTTAAAATTCTTGTGACAGATGAATATGTAAGAGCTGTCAGAAAAGGCTTAGGTGAATGCAAAACACCAGCAAATTATGCGGCTAGTCTTCTTGCTGGTCAGGAAGCTATTAAAAAGGGATTCACTCAGGTTTTGTGGCTTGATGGTATTCATCAGAAATATATTGAAGAGGTGGGGACAATGAACATCTTCATCAACTTTAAAGATGAAATTGTAACACCAAGATTAAATGGAACCATTTTACCAGGAGTTACAAGGCGATCAGTGATTGAAATTCTGAAAGAATGGAAAATGAACATAGTCGAAAGAGAAGTTTCAATTGATGAAGTAGTAGAAGCATACGATGACGGAAAACTTCTCGGCTTGTTTGGAACCGGCACCGCAGCAATTATTTCTTCAGTTGGCTGGCTGACTTACAAAGGCAAACAAATGGTTTTCAACGATGGAAAACCAGGTGAACTGGACCTGAAACTTTTCAATGAACTTACGTCTATACATTACGGAAAGAAAAAAGACGTACACAGCTGGCTAACGCTCGTCGAACAAAAAGAGGTAGTTCTTACCTAA
- a CDS encoding ABC transporter permease, producing MFNKFFQTIGKRSLAFLEETGQVFLMLFGIVRSFKSLHRTRKEVLFQMQHIGVDSLPLVIIIATFTGAVAAWQAAYQLKGIAPLSLLGGTTSRAIITELGPVLTGIVIAGRVGASIAAELGTMKVTEQIDALEIMAIDPIRYLAMPRFLAAILMMPVLVIFANTIAVAGAYVVSDYFLQVPYSVFFGSVRQFFEFSDLTGGLIKTVVFGGVTSLLGCHIGFKTSGGAEGVGLSTIRSFVLSAALILILDYFLWTLLF from the coding sequence GTGTTTAATAAATTTTTCCAGACAATAGGTAAACGATCTTTAGCTTTTCTTGAAGAGACAGGACAGGTTTTTTTGATGCTGTTTGGAATTGTGAGAAGCTTCAAAAGTCTTCATCGAACAAGAAAAGAAGTATTGTTCCAGATGCAGCACATTGGTGTTGATTCATTACCGCTTGTTATAATCATTGCTACATTCACGGGTGCGGTTGCTGCATGGCAGGCAGCTTATCAATTAAAAGGAATCGCTCCGCTCTCACTGCTTGGCGGGACTACCAGCAGAGCTATTATTACTGAGCTTGGTCCGGTACTAACAGGAATTGTTATCGCAGGAAGAGTTGGTGCTTCCATTGCTGCCGAGCTTGGCACTATGAAAGTTACCGAACAAATTGATGCACTCGAAATTATGGCAATTGACCCCATCAGATATTTGGCAATGCCGAGATTTTTAGCTGCGATTTTAATGATGCCTGTTCTTGTAATATTTGCAAACACAATCGCTGTTGCTGGTGCTTATGTTGTCTCTGATTATTTCTTGCAGGTTCCTTACAGTGTTTTTTTTGGTTCGGTGAGACAGTTTTTTGAGTTTTCCGATCTTACAGGTGGATTAATTAAAACAGTAGTGTTTGGTGGTGTAACTTCACTGTTGGGATGTCATATCGGATTCAAGACTTCCGGTGGTGCGGAAGGTGTTGGACTTTCAACCATTCGTTCATTTGTACTATCGGCAGCACTGATTTTAATTCTCGATTACTTCTTGTGGACCTTATTGTTCTGA
- a CDS encoding PAS domain S-box protein, whose amino-acid sequence MQQSTEILIDQIPLGILTFSFHGRVEFINQNFHKLGLLYQFNTSLLNINIFKYNIFPPVNIIEELKAVVKGRPFEKEIKHIKTSDGRLISLIVKGSPIYEEENITSGMLIIEDLQFLSENGDTSQQKLTTDFINKGEIFLIVTDSSGDIKYSAGKEIQGSNLLRREITGRNLNDIFTTTPQQKVIDSFNNAVQFGKAQFLQLEFDIENKIKKYDCTIEPVIGENGFVQILYLIFKESPLPPEEIDAMVERLRKLDYYQEISRKTDSGIFLIKGDGTIFDWDKQFEQICGMKRSEAILTINDLFPAINKNELLNLIQQLNDFNTCEISTFLLKKNLERFPVKLDFYRGHDVDAEAIVLCKKIKLDTAIFQQTWKNREEPQPHLEISQPMCRIGIEGSIILANSALSTLTGYQKNELLFNNFFSFITEDDVTRLNKEISTLFSGEKKLLPITLKDKNSNQKDLLIILEAAEVIDGKLYTVNCFFEKPQFTPIADSENIYKSLFSASKDGMAVELDEVITMVNDSFAKIFGYETAKQLENRNILELVNEESIPAILDYLKSKRESQQGKERIEFLARKKDGSSFHAEFYAFKLEKKNQPYLIFVAKDISERKRMQEAAKDSEQKYRNIAENIEDLLYTFERIDDKMMPTYFSNAIEKITGYTQTEFLTDHRLFLKIVHPDDFSDMKKRLAFLWKSEKQSAGEFELRIINKSGNIVWVRNKINFIRDAEGNIHKIYGLVSDITFNKKAEEELKQSAANLKKLNDAKDRFLSIISHDLRAPFSSILGFTDLLLEDETLTDVERQQYISYIQDSSKSMLALVNSMLDWTRLQTGRIKFEPEKLNAREIIESSISTVSGTALKKGVEIENLVDPGLHIFGDKNLILQVFNNLLSNAVKFTKLGDRIMISVNVSSTSRFITFSVKDTGVGIKANNLEKLFSIETKFTSEGTAGEKGSGLGLSLVKDIIEKHGGSIDVKSEFGKGTEFIFTIPVASTKILLVDPNTRERMFYSKVLINITSDYAINVVSNGKEALERIIQSPPALVITEHKMPIMGGLALVRELIKNNLRETIPIIILSGEIDRAEIQEYTELGVEYIFNKPVNLISLKTAIEKSLRKRNK is encoded by the coding sequence TTGCAACAGAGTACTGAAATACTCATTGACCAGATTCCATTGGGAATTCTAACATTTTCTTTTCATGGTAGAGTCGAGTTCATTAATCAAAATTTTCACAAACTTGGTTTACTCTATCAGTTCAATACCTCTCTTCTGAATATAAATATTTTCAAGTACAACATTTTCCCACCAGTCAATATAATTGAAGAGCTCAAAGCAGTAGTTAAAGGCAGACCATTTGAAAAAGAAATAAAGCATATCAAGACAAGTGACGGTAGATTAATTTCGCTTATTGTAAAAGGCTCACCTATTTACGAGGAAGAAAATATCACGTCTGGCATGCTTATAATTGAAGACCTTCAGTTTCTGTCTGAAAACGGAGATACTTCTCAGCAAAAGCTGACGACAGATTTCATTAATAAAGGAGAGATATTCCTCATCGTTACAGATTCAAGCGGTGATATAAAATATTCTGCAGGTAAAGAAATCCAGGGTTCAAATCTTTTAAGGAGAGAAATCACAGGCAGAAATTTAAATGATATTTTCACTACAACACCGCAGCAAAAAGTAATTGATTCATTCAATAATGCTGTTCAATTCGGCAAGGCTCAGTTTCTTCAACTTGAATTCGATATCGAAAATAAAATTAAAAAGTATGATTGCACAATTGAACCGGTAATTGGTGAAAATGGATTTGTACAAATCCTTTATTTAATTTTTAAAGAGAGCCCTCTTCCACCGGAAGAAATCGACGCAATGGTTGAAAGGCTACGTAAGCTCGATTACTATCAGGAAATTTCCCGAAAAACTGATAGTGGAATTTTTCTTATTAAAGGCGATGGAACTATCTTTGACTGGGATAAGCAATTCGAACAAATATGTGGAATGAAAAGGTCAGAAGCTATACTTACCATCAATGATTTATTCCCAGCTATCAATAAAAATGAATTGCTGAATTTAATTCAACAGTTGAATGACTTTAATACTTGTGAGATCTCTACTTTTCTCTTGAAAAAAAACCTTGAAAGATTTCCTGTTAAGTTGGATTTTTATCGAGGTCATGATGTTGATGCCGAAGCAATTGTACTTTGCAAAAAAATCAAACTTGACACAGCAATTTTTCAACAGACCTGGAAAAATCGGGAAGAACCACAACCGCACCTGGAAATTTCCCAGCCTATGTGCAGAATCGGAATTGAAGGCTCAATTATCCTGGCAAACTCTGCATTATCAACCTTAACCGGTTATCAGAAGAATGAATTGCTATTCAATAATTTTTTCAGCTTTATTACCGAAGATGACGTTACCAGATTAAACAAAGAAATATCAACATTATTCTCTGGTGAGAAAAAATTATTACCAATCACATTAAAGGATAAGAATTCAAATCAAAAAGATTTATTAATAATTCTTGAAGCAGCTGAAGTAATTGATGGCAAACTTTACACGGTAAATTGTTTCTTTGAAAAGCCGCAATTCACCCCTATAGCTGATTCAGAGAATATTTATAAATCGCTGTTCAGTGCCTCAAAAGACGGAATGGCTGTTGAACTTGATGAAGTCATAACAATGGTTAATGATTCTTTTGCAAAAATATTTGGTTATGAAACTGCAAAGCAACTTGAAAACAGAAATATTTTAGAACTGGTTAATGAAGAAAGTATTCCGGCAATACTTGATTATCTCAAATCAAAAAGGGAATCTCAGCAAGGAAAAGAAAGAATTGAATTCCTTGCCAGAAAAAAAGATGGCTCATCTTTCCACGCAGAATTTTATGCTTTCAAACTTGAAAAAAAGAATCAGCCGTACCTGATATTTGTCGCTAAAGATATAAGCGAACGAAAACGGATGCAGGAAGCAGCAAAAGATTCTGAGCAGAAATACAGAAACATTGCTGAAAACATTGAAGATCTGCTTTATACTTTTGAGCGTATTGACGATAAAATGATGCCCACATATTTTTCTAATGCAATCGAAAAAATTACTGGTTATACTCAGACAGAATTCTTGACTGATCACAGATTGTTTTTAAAAATTGTTCACCCGGATGATTTCTCTGATATGAAGAAACGGCTAGCATTCCTTTGGAAAAGCGAGAAGCAATCAGCCGGAGAATTTGAACTTAGGATAATTAACAAATCAGGAAATATTGTCTGGGTAAGAAATAAAATTAATTTTATCCGCGATGCTGAAGGAAATATTCATAAAATTTACGGGCTTGTCAGCGATATAACTTTCAACAAAAAAGCTGAAGAGGAACTAAAACAATCGGCAGCTAATCTTAAGAAGCTGAATGATGCAAAAGACAGATTCTTATCCATTATTTCGCACGATTTAAGAGCTCCGTTCAGTTCGATACTTGGCTTCACTGATCTTCTTCTTGAAGATGAAACACTTACTGATGTTGAAAGACAGCAGTACATTTCTTATATACAGGACTCATCCAAATCAATGCTTGCACTTGTTAATTCAATGTTAGATTGGACAAGACTGCAGACCGGCAGAATAAAATTTGAGCCTGAAAAATTAAATGCAAGAGAAATAATTGAAAGTTCAATAAGTACTGTATCCGGAACTGCACTTAAAAAGGGTGTTGAGATTGAAAATCTTGTTGACCCCGGCCTTCACATTTTTGGTGATAAGAATCTTATTCTTCAGGTCTTTAATAATCTCCTTTCCAACGCTGTCAAGTTTACTAAACTTGGCGATAGGATTATGATCTCTGTTAATGTATCGTCAACATCACGATTTATAACTTTTTCAGTTAAAGATACTGGCGTAGGAATAAAAGCAAATAACCTCGAAAAACTTTTCAGCATTGAAACAAAATTTACATCAGAGGGTACTGCCGGTGAAAAAGGAAGCGGGCTTGGACTTTCTCTTGTAAAAGATATCATTGAAAAGCATGGCGGTTCGATTGATGTTAAGAGTGAATTTGGCAAAGGGACTGAATTTATTTTCACAATTCCTGTTGCATCAACAAAAATTCTTCTTGTTGATCCGAATACACGAGAAAGAATGTTCTATTCAAAAGTTCTTATTAATATTACCTCTGACTATGCAATTAACGTAGTTTCAAATGGTAAAGAAGCGCTTGAACGGATTATTCAATCGCCTCCGGCTTTAGTAATTACAGAGCACAAAATGCCGATAATGGGTGGACTAGCACTTGTTCGTGAACTGATCAAAAATAATCTGAGGGAAACCATTCCGATAATTATTCTTTCAGGAGAAATTGACCGTGCTGAAATCCAGGAGTATACTGAGCTTGGTGTGGAATATATTTTCAATAAACCTGTTAACCTGATAAGCCTTAAAACAGCGATCGAAAAATCTTTGAGAAAAAGAAATAAATAG